A single genomic interval of Plodia interpunctella isolate USDA-ARS_2022_Savannah chromosome 14, ilPloInte3.2, whole genome shotgun sequence harbors:
- the LOC128675440 gene encoding uncharacterized protein LOC128675440 isoform X1 — translation MQKRLLIRLIDFNKITAMKVASSPTDADRRLIALVRLQPALYDVQHQQYQDTVHKAALWRKIAQDLAMDIRLCRSRWFNMRDNYRKSIIRNQLKRRAGQPERVYKFTPEIRFLKPYFNLDPAHADTTGPLSDNAHQAAEDSSAPFGEASGPAKRERSESPQSLQDLEMPQTSQFQAHPVNVFLACIEPTLKALPPYLLSLAKGEIFAAVQKYELRMLQADCHVSTSDSPSLDA, via the exons atgcaAAAAAGACTCCTGAtaagattgattgattttaataag ATCACAGCAATGAAGGTCGCCTCGTCGCCGACGGACGCGGACCGGCGACTGATAGCGCTGGTGAGGCTGCAGCCGGCGCTGTACGACGTGCAGCACCAGCAGTACCAGGACACGGTGCACAAGGCCGCGCTCTGGAGGAAGATAGCGCAGGACCTGGCCATGGACA TTCGGCTGTGCCGCAGTCGGTGGTTCAACATGCGCGACAACTACCGCAAGTCCATCATCCGCAACCAGCTGAAGCGGCGCGCGGGGCAGCCAGAGCGCGTCTACAAGTTCACGCCCGAGATCCGCTTCCTGAAGCCGTACTTCAACCTGGACCCGGCCCACGCCGACACCACCGGCCCCCTCAGCGACAATGCTCATCAAG CAGCCGAGGACAGCAGCGCCCCGTTCGGGGAGGCATCAGGTCCGGCCAAGCGCGAGCGCTCGGAGTCGCCGCAGTCCTTGCAGGACTTGGAGATGCCCCAGACGTCCCAATTCCAGGCTCATCCCGTGAACGTTTTCCTGGCTTGCATCGAACCTACACTTAAG GCGCTGCCGCCGTACCTGCTGAGCCTGGCGAAGGGCGAGATCTTCGCGGCGGTGCAGAAGTACGAGCTGCGGATGCTGCAGGCCGACTGCCACGTCTCCACGTCAGACTCGCCGTCGCTCGACGCGTGA
- the LOC128675440 gene encoding uncharacterized protein LOC128675440 isoform X2, giving the protein MQKRLLIRLIDFNKITAMKVASSPTDADRRLIALVRLQPALYDVQHQQYQDTVHKAALWRKIAQDLAMDIRLCRSRWFNMRDNYRKSIIRNQLKRRAGQPERVYKFTPEIRFLKPYFNLDPAHADTTGPLSDNAHQAEDSSAPFGEASGPAKRERSESPQSLQDLEMPQTSQFQAHPVNVFLACIEPTLKALPPYLLSLAKGEIFAAVQKYELRMLQADCHVSTSDSPSLDA; this is encoded by the exons atgcaAAAAAGACTCCTGAtaagattgattgattttaataag ATCACAGCAATGAAGGTCGCCTCGTCGCCGACGGACGCGGACCGGCGACTGATAGCGCTGGTGAGGCTGCAGCCGGCGCTGTACGACGTGCAGCACCAGCAGTACCAGGACACGGTGCACAAGGCCGCGCTCTGGAGGAAGATAGCGCAGGACCTGGCCATGGACA TTCGGCTGTGCCGCAGTCGGTGGTTCAACATGCGCGACAACTACCGCAAGTCCATCATCCGCAACCAGCTGAAGCGGCGCGCGGGGCAGCCAGAGCGCGTCTACAAGTTCACGCCCGAGATCCGCTTCCTGAAGCCGTACTTCAACCTGGACCCGGCCCACGCCGACACCACCGGCCCCCTCAGCGACAATGCTCATCAAG CCGAGGACAGCAGCGCCCCGTTCGGGGAGGCATCAGGTCCGGCCAAGCGCGAGCGCTCGGAGTCGCCGCAGTCCTTGCAGGACTTGGAGATGCCCCAGACGTCCCAATTCCAGGCTCATCCCGTGAACGTTTTCCTGGCTTGCATCGAACCTACACTTAAG GCGCTGCCGCCGTACCTGCTGAGCCTGGCGAAGGGCGAGATCTTCGCGGCGGTGCAGAAGTACGAGCTGCGGATGCTGCAGGCCGACTGCCACGTCTCCACGTCAGACTCGCCGTCGCTCGACGCGTGA
- the LOC128675439 gene encoding uncharacterized protein LOC128675439, whose translation MTECEVKLEPTEAVAGKKVKVQTRSQPVAGVGNEDVGRLVDTSQADDRKIIRLVRDRRLLYARNNMPVASYHSQVKRLWQEVAKQMGWTVADVRRKWSHIRNSYSRHLRNEMHGAITAKGRTVSRWYLADELGFLREHMATDTRLGTSYARAPTLVKLDMSESRLPQNCEPDVKSFLQSPWFALNQPRSAEATHDDSSSSAFDPEETSSYFQFFRGLHPDYQELSARKQRQFKRQCLLFLHQLLDEEDVKTEGYGEDAMNLSNWHASDDDNKLLVVSAVSGASVVHD comes from the exons ATGACGGAGTGTGAGGTTAAGTTAGAGCCGACGGAAGCGGTAGCGGGAAAGAAGGTAAAGGTGCAGACACGCTCACAACCGGTAGCGGGTGTTGGGAACGAGGACGTCGGGCGACTCGTTGATACTAGTCAG GCGGACGATCGCAAAATAATTCGGCTAGTGCGGGATCGACGGTTACTGTATGCGCGAAATAACATGCCGGTGGCTAGCTATCACTCTCAAGTTAAGCGCCTCTGGCAAGAAGTCGCTAAACAAATGGGGTGGACTG TTGCAGACGTCCGTCGCAAGTGGTCACACATTCGCAACTCATACTCGCGCCATCTTCGCAATGAGATGCACGGCGCCATCACCGCTAAGGGAAGAACTGTTTCACGATGGTATTTGGCCGATGAACTTGGTTTCCTTCGAGAACACATGGCCACAGATAC tcgtTTGGGTACGTCATACGCGCGCGCGCCCACCCTCGTCAAGCTGGACATGTCAGAATCCCGACTGCCTCAAAATTGTGAGCCGGATGTGAAGAGTTTCCTCCAGAGCCCCTGGTTCGCCCTGAACCAGCCTCGCTCTGCGGAAGCGACACACGACGACAGCAGCAGTTCCGCCTTCGACCCCGAGGAAACCTCATCCTATTTCCAATTCTTCCGAGGGCTACACCCGGATTATCAGGAATTGTCCGCGCGCAAACAAAGACAATTCAAACGACAATGCTTATTATTCCTACATCAGTTGTTAGACGAGGAAGACGTAAAGACGGAGGGCTACGGAGAAGACGCTATGAACCTGTCGAATTGGCACGCGAGCGACGACGACAACAAGCTGCTTGTAGTGAGCGCAGTGAGCGGCGCGAGCGTCGTGCACGACTAG
- the LOC128675551 gene encoding uncharacterized protein LOC128675551 yields the protein MEHFIETVRKYPCLWNTTTIEYRDLELKDAAWAEVMKETELSSVKEVKLKWKKLRDCYRDALKRQSDMLAKDPNSARKAYTWKYMELMQFLQPYMNNRKKPAETYAPPPVQENGGQNGVAHSSDSSDSDAESSPKRKSCERSERSVSRPDMQAKRHFSEAQYAERKRKPPPAVVLPDPLDIFFNSMCQSTKRLPFPTQIKIKKTLFAAVIDAEEALVAEQQSYASLWARGGSRSSSSSDDNEEDQKPPPPLN from the exons ATGGAGCACTTCATAGAGACCGTGCGCAAGTACCCTTGTCTCTGGAACACCACCACCATCGAGTACAGGGACCTGGAGTTGAAAGACGCCGCTTGGGCCGAGGTTATGAAGGAGACAGAGCTGTCGTCAG TGAAAGAAGTAAAGCTGAAATGGAAGAAACTGCGGGATTGCTATCGAGATGCTTTGAAGCGGCAGAGTGACATGCTGGCCAAGGATCCCAATAGTGCACGTAAGGCATATACATGGAAATATATGGAACTGATGCAGTTTCTGCAGCCGTACATGAATAACCGCAAGAAGCCAGCGGAGACGTATGCTCCGCCGCCTGTGCAAGAGAACGGAGGACAGAATGGCGTCGCACATTCGTCAGATTCATCGGATTCGGACGCAGAGTCGTCTCCAAAGAGGAAGAGTTGTGAGCGAAGCGAAAGGAGCGTGTCTCGGCCTGACATGCAAGCCAAGCGGCATTTCTCTGAAGCGCAATACGCGGAACGAAAACGCAAGCCGCCCCCGGCCGTGGTACTGCCCGACCCGCTAGACATCTTCTTCAATAGTATGTGTCAGTCAACGAAGCGTCTACCATTCCCGACGcagattaaaataaagaagacCCTGTTCGCGGCTGTGATCGATGCGGAGGAGGCGCTGGTGGCCGAGCAGCAGAGTTACGCCAGCCTGTGGGCGCGCGGCGGCAGtcgcagcagcagcagcagcgaCGACAACGAGGAGGACCAGAAGCCCCCGCCGCCGCTCAACTGA
- the kel gene encoding kelch-like protein 3 isoform X1: MDGNVEGDHERAMMEAVEGDGDVDRGRYSMTRCVSQSSLDESSQRPAAPDAPPPGAAHSAALLAALARLRANAVLTDVTLVAQAPTEAMLPGAAGDSAPGTMSDAASGVSAHRAVLAAASPYFHAMFTQFDERTQPVVTIQNVEPEALETIVEYIYSPDSLVITEDNVQSLLSASSLLQAAGVRAACCAFLAAALAPDNALGIRAFAELHACADLAAAAGNYIHANALQVMESEEFLALSPDVLADLLDSDSITVPNEEVVLDAVIRWMQYDPDTRRGSLGALLEHVRLPLLAQDALVARAAAEPLVSAPLRVKDLVIEALSFHLMRPERRLQAALTCARARPRLPPRAPRMLLVVGGQAPKAIRDVELCPLEGDAAFRAASQLPSRRCRAGLAAVGAKVYAVGGFNGTLRVRSVDIYDVATDSWSPGPPLCARRSTLGVAAIGDTIYAVGGFDGATGLSSAEALDTRSGEWRPIASMSSRRSSVGVGVLGGRLYAVGGYDGASRQCLHTVERYDPATDVWEPVADMSARRSGAGVGVVEGALYAVGGHDGPAVRRSVERFRAGLGWAPAPAMRTARRNAAVVAHAGKLYVVGGDDGAANLDTVEVFEPSTETWTMLESRLAVARSYAGAAACARA, translated from the exons ATGGACGGGAACGTGGAGGGAGACCACGAGCGAGCGAT GATGGAAGCAGTGGAGGGGGACGGGGACGTAGATCGGGGTCGATACAG CATGACGCGCTGCGTGTCGCAGTCGTCGCTGGACGAGTCCTCGCAGCGGCCCGCGGCGCCCGACGCGCCGCCGCCCGGCGCCGCGCACTCCGCCGCGCTGCTGGCGGCGCTGGCGCGACTGCGGGCGAACGCCGTGCTCACCGACGTCACGCTCGTG GCACAGGCGCCAACAGAGGCTATGTTACCCGGCGCCGCGGGCGACTCGGCGCCGGGCACTATGAGCGATGCGGCGAGCGGCGTGAGCGCGCACCGCGCGGTGCTGGCGGCCGCGTCGCCGTACTTCCACGCGATGTTTACGCAGTTCGACGAGCGCACGCAACCCGTTGTTACTATACAG AATGTGGAGCCCGAAGCTCTGGAGACGATCGTGGAGTACATCTACTCGCCAGACTCGCTCGTCATCACCGAGGATAACGTGCAG AGCCTGCTGTCGGCGTCGTCGCTGCTGCAGGCGGCGGGCGTCCGCGCCGCGTGCTGCGCCTTCCTGGCGGCCGCACTGGCGCCCGACAACGCGCTCGGCATCCGCGCCTTCGCCGAGCTCCACGCCTGCGCCGACCtggccgccgccgccggcaACTACATCCACGCGAACGCGCTACAG GTGATGGAGAGCGAGGAGTTCCTGGCGCTGTCGCCGGACGTGCTGGCCGACTTGCTCGACAGCGACAGCATCACG GTGCCAAATGAAGAAGTTGTTCTAGACGCTGTGATCCGGTGGATGCAGTATGACCCTGAT ACGCGACGCGGGTCGCTGGGCGCGCTGCTGGAGCACGTGCGGCTGCCGCTGCTGGCGCAGGACGCGCTGGtggcgcgcgccgccgccgagCCGCTCGTCTCCGCGCCGCTCCGGGTCAAG GACCTGGTGATCGAGGCGCTGTCGTTCCACCTGATGCGGCCGGAGCGGCGGCTGCAGGCGGCTCTGACCTGCGCCCGCGCGCGTCCGCGACTACCGCCGCGTGCGCCGCGAATGCTGCTCGTCGTCGGCGGACAGGCGCCCAAG GCGATCCGCGATGTGGAGCTGTGTCCGCTGGAGGGCGACGCCGCCTTCCGCGCCGCCAGCCAGCTGCCGTCGCGCCGCTGCCGCGCGGGGCTGGCGGCCGTGGGCGCCAAGGTGTACGCCGTCGGCGGGTTCAACG GCACGCTGCGCGTGCGCAGCGTGGACATCTACGACGTGGCGACGGACTCGTGGTCGCCGGGCCCGCCGCTGTGCGCGCGTCGCTCCACGCTCGGCGTCGCCGCCATCGGGGACACCATCTACGCCGTCGGCGG TTTCGACGGCGCGACGGGCCTGTCGTCGGCGGAGGCGCTGGACACGCGCTCGGGCGAGTGGCGCCCCATCGCCAGCATGTCGTCGCGGCGCTCGTCCGTGGGCGTGGGCGTGCTGGGCGGGCGGCTGTACGCTGTGGGCGGCTACGACGGCGCCTCGCGCCAGTGTCTGCACACCGTGGAGCGCTACGACCCCGCCACCGACGTCTGGGAGCCAGTCGCCGACATGTCCG CGCGGCGGTCGGGCGCGGGCGTGGGCGTGGTGGAGGGCGCGCTGTACGCGGTGGGCGGCCACGACGGGCCGGCCGTGCGGCGCAGCGTGGAGCGCTTCCGCGCGGGGCTGGGCTGGGCGCCGGCGCCCGCCATGCGCACGGCGCGCCGCAACGCCGCCGTCGTCGCGCACGCCGGCAAGCTGTACGTGGTCGGCGGCGACGACGGCGCCGCCAACCTCGACACCGTCGAG GTGTTCGAGCCGAGCACGGAGACGTGGACGATGCTGGAGTCGCGGCTGGCGGTGGCGCGCTCGTACGCGGGCGCGGCcgcgtgcgcgcgcgcgtgA
- the kel gene encoding ring canal kelch homolog isoform X2, protein MTRCVSQSSLDESSQRPAAPDAPPPGAAHSAALLAALARLRANAVLTDVTLVAQAPTEAMLPGAAGDSAPGTMSDAASGVSAHRAVLAAASPYFHAMFTQFDERTQPVVTIQNVEPEALETIVEYIYSPDSLVITEDNVQSLLSASSLLQAAGVRAACCAFLAAALAPDNALGIRAFAELHACADLAAAAGNYIHANALQVMESEEFLALSPDVLADLLDSDSITVPNEEVVLDAVIRWMQYDPDTRRGSLGALLEHVRLPLLAQDALVARAAAEPLVSAPLRVKDLVIEALSFHLMRPERRLQAALTCARARPRLPPRAPRMLLVVGGQAPKAIRDVELCPLEGDAAFRAASQLPSRRCRAGLAAVGAKVYAVGGFNGTLRVRSVDIYDVATDSWSPGPPLCARRSTLGVAAIGDTIYAVGGFDGATGLSSAEALDTRSGEWRPIASMSSRRSSVGVGVLGGRLYAVGGYDGASRQCLHTVERYDPATDVWEPVADMSARRSGAGVGVVEGALYAVGGHDGPAVRRSVERFRAGLGWAPAPAMRTARRNAAVVAHAGKLYVVGGDDGAANLDTVEVFEPSTETWTMLESRLAVARSYAGAAACARA, encoded by the exons ATGACGCGCTGCGTGTCGCAGTCGTCGCTGGACGAGTCCTCGCAGCGGCCCGCGGCGCCCGACGCGCCGCCGCCCGGCGCCGCGCACTCCGCCGCGCTGCTGGCGGCGCTGGCGCGACTGCGGGCGAACGCCGTGCTCACCGACGTCACGCTCGTG GCACAGGCGCCAACAGAGGCTATGTTACCCGGCGCCGCGGGCGACTCGGCGCCGGGCACTATGAGCGATGCGGCGAGCGGCGTGAGCGCGCACCGCGCGGTGCTGGCGGCCGCGTCGCCGTACTTCCACGCGATGTTTACGCAGTTCGACGAGCGCACGCAACCCGTTGTTACTATACAG AATGTGGAGCCCGAAGCTCTGGAGACGATCGTGGAGTACATCTACTCGCCAGACTCGCTCGTCATCACCGAGGATAACGTGCAG AGCCTGCTGTCGGCGTCGTCGCTGCTGCAGGCGGCGGGCGTCCGCGCCGCGTGCTGCGCCTTCCTGGCGGCCGCACTGGCGCCCGACAACGCGCTCGGCATCCGCGCCTTCGCCGAGCTCCACGCCTGCGCCGACCtggccgccgccgccggcaACTACATCCACGCGAACGCGCTACAG GTGATGGAGAGCGAGGAGTTCCTGGCGCTGTCGCCGGACGTGCTGGCCGACTTGCTCGACAGCGACAGCATCACG GTGCCAAATGAAGAAGTTGTTCTAGACGCTGTGATCCGGTGGATGCAGTATGACCCTGAT ACGCGACGCGGGTCGCTGGGCGCGCTGCTGGAGCACGTGCGGCTGCCGCTGCTGGCGCAGGACGCGCTGGtggcgcgcgccgccgccgagCCGCTCGTCTCCGCGCCGCTCCGGGTCAAG GACCTGGTGATCGAGGCGCTGTCGTTCCACCTGATGCGGCCGGAGCGGCGGCTGCAGGCGGCTCTGACCTGCGCCCGCGCGCGTCCGCGACTACCGCCGCGTGCGCCGCGAATGCTGCTCGTCGTCGGCGGACAGGCGCCCAAG GCGATCCGCGATGTGGAGCTGTGTCCGCTGGAGGGCGACGCCGCCTTCCGCGCCGCCAGCCAGCTGCCGTCGCGCCGCTGCCGCGCGGGGCTGGCGGCCGTGGGCGCCAAGGTGTACGCCGTCGGCGGGTTCAACG GCACGCTGCGCGTGCGCAGCGTGGACATCTACGACGTGGCGACGGACTCGTGGTCGCCGGGCCCGCCGCTGTGCGCGCGTCGCTCCACGCTCGGCGTCGCCGCCATCGGGGACACCATCTACGCCGTCGGCGG TTTCGACGGCGCGACGGGCCTGTCGTCGGCGGAGGCGCTGGACACGCGCTCGGGCGAGTGGCGCCCCATCGCCAGCATGTCGTCGCGGCGCTCGTCCGTGGGCGTGGGCGTGCTGGGCGGGCGGCTGTACGCTGTGGGCGGCTACGACGGCGCCTCGCGCCAGTGTCTGCACACCGTGGAGCGCTACGACCCCGCCACCGACGTCTGGGAGCCAGTCGCCGACATGTCCG CGCGGCGGTCGGGCGCGGGCGTGGGCGTGGTGGAGGGCGCGCTGTACGCGGTGGGCGGCCACGACGGGCCGGCCGTGCGGCGCAGCGTGGAGCGCTTCCGCGCGGGGCTGGGCTGGGCGCCGGCGCCCGCCATGCGCACGGCGCGCCGCAACGCCGCCGTCGTCGCGCACGCCGGCAAGCTGTACGTGGTCGGCGGCGACGACGGCGCCGCCAACCTCGACACCGTCGAG GTGTTCGAGCCGAGCACGGAGACGTGGACGATGCTGGAGTCGCGGCTGGCGGTGGCGCGCTCGTACGCGGGCGCGGCcgcgtgcgcgcgcgcgtgA
- the LOC128675636 gene encoding uncharacterized protein LOC128675636, translating into MNLYANAGGYADEGAGGSGAAGGEGSGAGGRWRGHYPRPVLLPIADRSPSENLYESVEAGGAVGGAVGGAVGGAVGWAGGGAWRWARGCRHARASQTLEFNDGRARMLAHAHAAGAGAGTVPRACEVHVCGVRVALAGAPGGAPGGAPVGAGAPGGARRAASCGALHDRAPRVLLLPRARPPPAREDAD; encoded by the exons ATGAATCTGTACGCCAACGCGGGAGGCTACGCGGATGAGGGCGCGGGCGGCAGCGGCGCGGCGGGCGGTGAGGGGAGCGGTGCGGGGGGGCGCTGGCGGGGTCATTACCCGCGACCGGTGCTGCTGCCTATTGCTGATCGG TCGCCGTCAGAGAACCTGTACGAGAGCGTGGAGGCGGGCGGGGCGGTTGGCGGGGCGGTGGGCGGGGCGGTGGGCGGGGCGGTGGGCTGGGCGGGCGGCGGGGCGTGGCGCTGGGCGCGCGGCTGTCGGCACGCGCGCGCCAGCCAGACGCTGGAGTTCAACGACGGCCGGGCCAGGATGCTTGCGCATGCGCACG CGGCTGGTGCGGGCGCGGGCACCGTGCCGCGCGCGTGCGAGGTGCACGTGTGCGGCGTGCGCGTGGCGCTGGCGGGGGCGCCGGGTGGGGCGCCGGGTGGGGCGCCGGTGGGGGCGGGGGCGCCGGGCGGGGCGCGGCGCGCGGCCTCGTGCGGCGCATTGCACGACCGCGCGCCGCGCGTGCTGCTGCtgccgcgcgcgcgcccgccGCCCGCCCGCGAGGACGCAGACTAG